The following coding sequences lie in one Fusarium poae strain DAOMC 252244 chromosome 1, whole genome shotgun sequence genomic window:
- a CDS encoding hypothetical protein (TransMembrane:12 (i40-59o71-94i121-146o166-188i200-222o248-272i284-310o330-354i389-407o413-436i448-472o484-503i)), which yields MTNDVETNSALKRQPSTPQAIRDAEDLANFGHDQSLTRKFSMWSMLALAFSVLGTWSTFAQGIDSGLTAGGPIAILWGLVLVFACNICVAVSLGEMCSSMPTAMGQAYWISRLWPTPAGRFTSYLCAWINMTGWITLSASQIAFMSEFLLKMKILFTPNWTGADKGWVLFLVYVGVTIVMTLFNVVACRKDVILPWFNNFVGISFASLFVIISMAMLISVGVKEDLSFQSADFVFGKWINQTGWPDGVTWFIGLVQAAYGLTAFDAAIHLVEEIPSPRTNIPRIIWLSVTMGAITGFIFMVVCLFCMVNSDIYLNPSTGLAFMDLLKETVGLQGGTVLLTLFIINGFGQGIGIVTTSSRLTWGFARDGGLPFSSYFARVDDYWKVPVRALWLQGAVMALIGILYTFASTVLEAILSVSTIALTVSYGMPILTLLFVGRDKLPPGEFGLGRFGSVINWVGVVYCAVTTVFFFFPSAPNPAAADMNYAIAVFGIMLVITLVFWVVKGRITYLETEEAQGNIIYAQRAERANYVDIVGKTDTAGPHPHPHPDQGEASGQ from the coding sequence ATGACCAACGACGTCGAGACAAACTCTGCGCTCAAGCGCCAACCTTCAACCCCCCAAGCTATTCGCGATGCAGAGGATCTTGCCAATTTTGGTCATGACCAGAGCCTCACTCGCAAGTTCAGCATGTGGAGCATGCTTGCTCTTGCTTTCTCAGTACTAGGCACGTGGTCAACTTTTGCTCAGGGAATCGACAGTGGCCTGACAGCTGGAGGCCCCATCGCCATCCTCTGGGGTCTTGTGCTTGTCTTTGCATGTAACATCTGTGTCGCCGTGTCACTAGGAGAGATGTGTAGCAGCATGCCCACCGCTATGGGACAGGCCTATTGGATCTCTAGACTATGGCCTACTCCTGCTGGTAGATTTACTTCATATCTTTGCGCGTGGATCAACATGACAGGTTGGATCACTTTGTCTGCGTCGCAGATTGCCTTCATGTCTGAGTTTCTGCTCAAGATGAAGATCCTCTTCACGCCAAACTGGACAGGCGCTGATAAAGGCTGGGTTTTATTTCTAGTCTATGTTGGTGTTACTATTGTCATGACACTTTTCAATGTTGTGGCATGTCGCAAAGATGTCATTCTCCCGTGGTTCAACAACTTTGTGGGCATTTCCTTTGCCAGTCTCTTTGTCATTATCAGTATGGCGATGCTGATTTCTGTCGGCGTCAAAGAGGATTTATCTTTCCAATCTGCGGATTTTGTGTTTGGAAAATGGATCAACCAGACTGGTTGGCCTGATGGTGTAACCTGGTTTATCGGTCTTGTACAAGCAGCCTACGGTCTCACAGCTTTTGACGCAGCTATTCACCTTGTCGAAGAAATTCCCTCGCCTCGAACCAATATTCCAAGAATTATCTGGCTCTCTGTTACCATGGGAGCCATCACTGGTTTTATCTTCATGGTTGTCTGTCTCTTCTGCATGGTCAACTCAGACATTTATCTTAACCCGTCTACTGGCCTTGCTTTTATGGATCTCCTCAAGGAAACTGTTGGTCTTCAGGGTGGAACGGTCCTTCTGACGCTGTTCATTATCAACGGTTTTGGACAAGGTATTGGAATCGTCACGACGTCTTCTCGATTGACCTGGGGTTTCGCTCGAGACGGTGGTCTTCCCTTCAGCAGCTACTTTGCGCGTGTCGATGACTACTGGAAAGTCCCTGTGCGGGCGTTGTGGCTTCAAGGTGCCGTCATGGCTCTCATCGGCATTCTCTACACTTTTGCCTCAACTGTGCTTGAAGCTATCCTCAGCGTCAGCACCATTGCACTCACTGTTTCGTATGGCATGCCCATCCTGACTCTTCTCTTTGTTGGTCGAGACAAGCTCCCACCGGGCGAATTCGGCCTCGGACGTTTCGGGTCAGTGATCAACTGGGTCGGAGTAGTCTACTGCGCAGTAACTactgtcttcttcttctttccgtcCGCACCCAACCCCGCAGCAGCCGACATGAACTACGCCATTGCTGTTTTTGGGATTATGCTTGTTATTACCCTTGTTTTCTGGGTCGTCAAGGGCCGAATCACTTATCTGGAGACTGAGGAGGCGCAAGGGAACATTATCTATGCACAAAGAGCCGAGAGGGCCAACTATGTTGACATTGTTGGCAAGACGGATACCGCGGGTCCGCATCCACACCCGCACCCGGACCAGGGTGAGGCCAGTGGTCAGTGA
- a CDS encoding hypothetical protein (TransMembrane:10 (i87-105o117-139i159-180o195-215i227-245o257-277i297-318o338-361i373-392o398-422i)): MDQFRDISTTWVDSNSPTRRNSIDFSAPSPPPTHENDPKAFLKHHAAKTALSQPSPDPEKGSSGSSSDDEKPQQQQQLSFRQRLHHFTWAWYVLPMSVGGLSLLIHVQPHQFPGLRIIGTVLYSINLLIFTLCCIGMILRFSFNPGDLTRSVTHHREGFFLPTFFLAIASLITSTQRYAIPKDNASFSWAAQTIFWVYVVTTFILAIWQYSFLFAGHNFSLQAMMPGWLLPIFPVMLAGTVATVILDTQTHLNPLPIIFAGLTCQGLGFCVSMMMYAHMIGRLMQSGLPNREHRTALFMNVGPPSFTALALIGMAKAWPKTISGIEDIALNVDTVRTVALLCAVFLWALSLWWFCIAAVAVISSPPKAFHLGWWPMVFPNTGFTLATISIGQEFKSEGLLWTGSAMSILLVITFFIVIFFNIRAVFVRDIMYPGKDEDADDH; this comes from the coding sequence ATGGATCAATTTCGAGATATCAGTACCACATGGGTAGATTCCAATTCACCCACAAGGCGCAACTCTATCGACTTCTCTGCCCCTTCGCCACCACCTACTCATGAAAATGACCCAAAGGCCTTTTTGAAACATCATGCTGCTAAAACAGCTCTATCTCAACCATCCCCAGACCCCGAAAAGGGCAGCAGTGGCTCCAGCAGCGACGATGAGAaaccacaacaacaacaacaactctcATTCCGACAAAGATTACATCATTTCACATGGGCCTGGTATGTTTTGCCAATGAGTGTCGGGGGGTTGTCGTTGCTTATTCATGTGCAACCTCATCAATTCCCCGGTTTGAGGATAATTGGTACAGTGCTGTACAGCATCAACCTCCTCATCTTTACCCTCTGCTGCATTGGCATGATTCTCCGGTTCTCATTCAATCCTGGTGACTTGACACGATCAGTCACACATCATCGTGAAGGTTTCTTCCTTCCTACCTTCTTTCTCGCCATTGCTTCCTTGATCACTAGCACTCAGCGCTATGCCATTCCTAAAGACAACGCATCATTCTCTTGGGCAGCACAGACTATCTTCTGGGTCTATGTCGTTACCACATTCATCTTGGCCATTTGGCAATACTCTTTCCTTTTTGCAGGACATAACTTCAGCTTACAAGCTATGATGCCTGGCTGGCTGTTGCCTATATTTCCCGTTATGTTGGCTGGAACAGTAGCGACAGTTATCCTCGATACGCAGACACATCTTAACCCTTTACCCATCATCTTTGCTGGTCTGACTTGCCAAGGATTGGGTTTCTGCGTGTCAATGATGATGTACGCTCACATGATCGGTCGACTCATGCAATCAGGTCTTCCCAACCGTGAACATCGCACTGCTTTGTTCATGAACGTCGGTCCACCATCCTTCACAGCCTTGGCTCTCATTGGTATGGCCAAAGCTTGGCCAAAGACCATCTCTGGCATTGAAGATATTGCTCTTAATGTCGATACTGTCCGCACCGTCGCGCTCCTATGTGCCGTGTTCCTTTGGGCATTGAGTTTGTGGTGGTTCTGTATCGCCGctgtcgcagtcatttcatCTCCGCCCAAAGCATTTCATCTGGGTTGGTGGCCTATGGTCTTTCCAAACACTGGATTTACACTTGCTACCATTTCTATCGGACAAGAGTTCAAGTCTGAGGGCCTTCTTTGGACTGGGAGTGCTATGAGCATTCTCCTTGTCATCACGTTTTTCATTGTcattttctttaatattagaGCTGTGTTTGTACGAGACATCATGTACCCTGGAAAGGATGAGGATGCTGATGACCACTAA
- a CDS encoding hypothetical protein (TransMembrane:12 (i49-71o83-104i116-136o142-162i174-192o198-222i280-302o335-362i383-403o409-434i455-474o486-505i)), protein MSKNEADILEKQTMDKGNGSLNDAPAASEDALRLAQLGHEQELRRQYSLVSLIALCLCLGATWEALSTVVATALVNGGAPCVFYNYILSNIFSLCVAASLSEIASIYPTAGGQYHWVAALAPSSICSSASFMTGWVSIGGQVVLTASAAFAAGLETQSLIIVNDSSYVPERWQGVLFYWAVLTYALVLNIWGHRALPWHNYVSGIIHVGGFVIVVVVLGVMAPKNTSSFVFKEVTNQSGWSDDGVSWLVGLLTTVYPFLGYDAACHMAEEMPHASRNVPIAMVGSVGINGFLGLVYVIILLYSAGPLETLVKTPTGYPFMQIFLDATKSQVGTTLLSLLIILVAGAATVAGTTSTSRTLWAFARDRSTPFDKQLSKVNKKYEVPIYAVVVTVVLQMLLGFIYLGNTTAFNAILSMAIIGMYSSYAFPIICMLFSRKRLLSVNAFGPFRLGRVAGPLLNVISLIWVAIVVVFSTFPSVMPVTAQNMNYSIVVMAGWTSLGGLYYLVWGKKKYQVPNVDMAVLDGARDSGN, encoded by the exons ATGTCGAAAAACGAAGCAGATATCCTGGAGAAACAAACCATGGATAAAGGCAATGGAAGTCTCAATGACGCGCCTGCTGCAAGCGAAGACGCCCTGCGCCTTGCACAGCTTGGACATGAGCAGGAGTTACGAAGACAATATTCTCTGGTCTCTTTGATTGcactttgtctttgtcttggtGCCACTTGGGAGGCTCTGTCAACTGTCGTTGCTACCGCTTTGGTCAACGGAGGAGCGCCTTGTGTTTTCTACAACTA TATTCTATCAAACATCTTCTCGCTCTGTGTTGCTGCTTCCCTTAGCGAAATTGCTTCTATATATCCTACTGCAGGAG GACAATACCACTGGGTAGCAGCCCTCGCCCCCTCCTCGATTTGCTCCTCAGCATCCTTCATGACTGGCTGGGTCAGCATTGGCGGCCAGGTAGTCTTGACAGCTTCCGCAGCCTTTGCAGCCGGTCTCGAAACACAGTcactcatcatcgtcaacgatTCTTCATATGTACCAGAGCGGTGGCAGGGTGTTCTCTTCTACTGGGCCGTCTTGACATATGCGCTCGTGCTCAATATCTGGGGCCACAGGGCTCTTCCTTGGCATAACTACGTGTCTG GCATTATCCATGTCGGTGGCTTTGTCatagttgttgttgttctcgGTGTCATGGCGCCCAAAAACACTTCTTCTTTTGTATTCAAGGAGGTTACCAACCAGAGTGGCTGGAgcgatgatggtgtttcGTGGCTAGTTGGCCTTTTGACTACTGTCTATCCCTTCCTCGG ATACGACGCTGCATGCCACATGGCAGAAGAAATGCCCCACGCAAGCCGCAACGTCCCAATCGCCATGGTAGGCAGTGTCGGCATTAACGGTTTCCTTGGATTGGTGTATGTGATTATCCTTCTTTACTCCGCCGGTCCTCTGGAGACCCTTGTCAAGACCCCCACGGGATATCCCTTCATGCAGATTTTCCTTGACGCAACAAAGAGTCAGGTCGGCACTACCCTTCTATCCTTGTTGATCATACTCGTCGCCGGGGCTGCTACCGTTGCGGGTACTACGTCGACGTCGCGAACACTGTGGGCCTTTGCACGGGACAGATCTACTCCGTTTGACAAGCAACTGAGCAAAGTCAATAAGAAGTACGAAGTCCCCATCTATGCCGTCGTTGTGACGGTTGTGCTGCAGATGTTGCTTGGCTTTATCTACCTCGGTAACACGACTGCCTTCAATGCAATCTTGTCCATGGCTATCATCGGGATGTATAGTAGTTATGCATTTCCCATCATTTGCATGCTGTTTTCCAGAAAGCGTCTTCTGTCTGTCAACGCTTTTGGTCCCTTCAGGCTTGGACGTGTTGCAGGTCCTCTCCTCAATGTCATTAGCTTGATTTGGGTCGCCATTGTTGTGGTGTTCAGTACTTTCCCTTCTGTTATGCCTGTCACAGCACAGAACATGAATTACTCTATTGTTGTCATGGCTGGCTGGACTTCTCTGGGAGGGCTCTATTATCTTGTctggggaaagaagaagtaCCAGGTACCAAATGTTGACATGGCTGTTCTGGATGGTGCTCGGGATTCGGGAAATTAA